One Salmo salar chromosome ssa01, Ssal_v3.1, whole genome shotgun sequence DNA window includes the following coding sequences:
- the LOC106565078 gene encoding AP-4 complex accessory subunit RUSC2, which produces MNRTASLSGDTLIACHFPLVQLPPWQLPVQAALCSSSSKRPGRLCSSSVGLTRAASLPEQGNLHREPFHNRLRHISSSYWSLNEDWGEGDGEGGSDSSGKCDSGSSSEEASQMTISQRHKQHPVVRGTLRLHNSFLPNEGVDEDEEDEDSDGDNLHRYHEDSSFVLQLHGNSNWALSNAGRRTSKPSSQSASQNHDNRGKTVLKDCGEQERLEEVEDNMLKCGDESYCFSYGQTKCFPESFSDGLLEYVTDSSCNSSDGVLVNFSAIYNKSNNPATPNDLSSPAMQSSQPAEGTVVLNLQPFPQEPQGPQAAGPSQGGRTTSSSLDGEPSVPCWSPQALDSNCNVYLPHAQGLLSSLEVSDLTSCLQSQARLLPTGTTQKYYKLVTCDLSSQSASPSPAWSSTTSVTSEGHYFLFSKARGEQNQGEKQQEEGLDKEGRRATPLHRSRCMSWDSQHVTSFAEIAYCKRHTDSCQSSSHSHTSQDLCPIQEADSLGQSSSHSPLLLSSNQGSITVSNQPSVSPNHETEEEGACSWATPVVRYSKAQRPTSLPIQPFVLLPPAGKPQSQPLGSLLDQYISHKNTKPSSSSQPGSKCIGKGNRLLTHLHPSPLGSYGAILLEGPSSSDTCSTCTPSPQHFQSRLNWTHSSPYRPHTSLGLTSTSPKQAQTSTKLTQAYSCQDQLYEDLDQTYPSPAQAHSSPNQSHCKDSIKRSQGMAQICQDLIRLSPVQKSLNPVLLTHSPHCPISHVATMSPSDSHIHHPDLLVSFSPDPPLLPHKTIPLSSVPMTGSAASHRSLTAALSSVSSLSALLQPLVSAGPSVKQHQQQPCDSFSLSDSRPPVEFCLSPEASYESLSISHLQRRGLLKSVSLAVDLIMAHFGTSRDPGEKIRLGNSSRSPTIGGLVLEHLCPTIQNILQDGLRDHKLDLIIGHRRNHAWNVVEASTQTGPTNQVLHSLLSKVRQCSLLTSHCMRLRAFIMGLLNLRALEFWLNHLYNQKDKVTDHYHPWGFLAMSHGQCQPLFQELLLLLQPLSMLPFDLNLLLEPRLLQNRQLCSEEQASPCSTFLMTSWPLLRGDRQGAYGSMDGPRDNSRPPGDRHQLVQHLQGSTQGSKVMGQEKWVRHLGKSSRSLWSATSPRWWQRRPAHAEGGVEYGQIYMDVIHTEPQQGMEGRREGESSQEGRREGTGLETPRMPADPQDESLSQGGLRWAKLFGSGGNPPTKTQRAPQNLNGTQAQKRRPSQWLQLDRSQLGLLAHTVWSGKLPAPQPDQKHQS; this is translated from the exons ATGAACAGGACAGCCAGCCTATCAGGGGACACCCTGATCGCGTGTCACTTTCCCCTGGTGCAGCTCCCCCCCTGGCAGCTTCCTGTGCAGGCGGCTCTGTGCAGCAGCTCTTCCAAGCGGCCAGGTCGACTGTGTTCCAGCTCCGTGGGTCTGACCCGCGCTGCCTCCCTCCCCGAGCAAGGCAACCTCCACAGAGAGCCCTTCCACAACCGCCTCAGACATATCTCCTCCAGCTACTGGAGCCTCAACGAGGACTGGGGCGAGGGGGACGGGGAGGGGGGCAGTGACAGCAGTGGGAAGTGTGACTCTGGATCATCATCAGAGGAGGCGTCACAGATGACAATCTCTCAAAGACATAAACAACACCCTGTAGTTAGAGGTACTTTACGGCTACACAACTCCTTTCTCCCTAATGAAGGGGTGGATGAagatgaggaggatgaagatAGTGATGGAGATAACCTGCACAGATACCATGAGGACTCCTCTTTTGTGCTGCAGCTACATGGAAACTCTAACTGGGCCCTGAGTAATGCTGGGAGGCGGACCTCCAAACCTTCTAGCCAATCAGCCAGTCAGAACCATGACAACAGGGGTAAAACTGTGTTGAAGGACTGTGGGGAGCAGGAGAGACTGGAGGAAGTTGAAGATAATATGCTAAAATGTGGTGATGAGAGCTACTGCTTCAGCTATGGCCAAACAAAATGTTTCCCTGAGTCTTTCTCTGATGGGCTTCTAGAGTACGTCACAGACTCCTCCTGCAACAGCTCAGATGGGGTTCTCGTCAACTTTAGCGCGATCTACAACAAGAGTAACAACCCTGCCACCCCAAACGACCTCAGCAGCCCTGCAATGCAGTCATCCCAGCCAGCAGAAGGCACTGTCGTCCTAAACCTGCAACCTTTCCCCCAGGAGCCCCAGGGTCCTCAAGCTGCTGGCCCCAGTCAGGGGGGCAGAACAACCTCCTCTTCTCTTGACGGGGAGCCTTCTGTCCCCTGCTGGTCACCACAGGCGCTGGACTCCAACTGTAATGTCTACCTTCCCCACGCCCAGggcctcctgtcctctctggagGTCTCTGACCTCACTTCCTGTCTCCAGAGCCAGGCCAGGCTGCTGCCCACAGGGACCACCCAGAAGTACTACAAGCTGGTGACCTGTGACCTGTCATCCCAGTCAGCCTCGCCCAGCCCAGCCTGGTCCAGCACCACCAGCGTCACCTCAGAGGGCCACTACTTCctcttcagtaaggcccgggGAGAGCAGAACCAGGGGGAGAAACAG CAGGAAGAAGGCTTAGACAAAGAAGGGAGGAGAGCTACCCCATTGCACCGTTCTCGCTGTATGAGCTGGGACTCCCAGCATGTCACCTCCTTTGCTGAGATTGCCTACTGtaagagacatacagacagctgCCAGAGCTCCAGCCACTCCCACACCTCCCAGGATCTGTGTCCCATTCAAGAGGCAGATTCCCTGGGCCAGAGTAGCAGCCACTCCCCCCTACTCCTGAGTTCCAACCAAGGCAGTATCACTGTGTCCAACCAGCCTTCTGTGTCACCGAACCAtgagacggaggaggagg gggCATGTTCATGGGCCACTCCTGTGGTTCGATACAGTAAGGCTCAGAGGCCCACCTCGCTGCCCATCCAGCCCTTCGTCCTGCTTCCCCCAGCGGGTAAACCTCAGAGCCAGCCCCTGGGCTCCCTGCTGGACCAGTACATCAGCCACAAGAACACCAAGCCCAGCTCTAGCTCCCAGCCAGGGTCCAAGTGCATAGGCAAAGGCAACAGACTCCTGACCCACCTGCATCCCTCACCACTAGGCAGCTATGGAGCCATCCTCCTGGAAGGCCCCTCTAGCTCTGATACCTGCTCCACCTGCACCCCCAGTCCACAACACTTCCAGTCCAGACTCAACTGGACACACTCCAGTCCATACAGGCCCCACACTAGCCTTGGTCTCACTTCGACCAGTCCAAAACAAGCACAAACAAGCACCAAACTAACCCAGGCTTATTCATGCCAGGACCAGCTCTATGAAGACCTAGACCAAACCTACCCCAGCCCAGCTCAGGCCCACAGTAGCCCAAACCAGTCTCATTGCAAAGATTCAATCAAACGGAGCCAAGGCATGGCTCAGATCTGCCAAGATCTCATTCGCCTGTCCCCAGTGCAGAAGAGCCTCAACCCAGTCCTCCTGACCCACAGCCCTCACTGCCCCATCTCCCATGTAGCAACCATGTCACCCTCTGACAGTCACATCCATCATCCAGACCTGCTGGTGTCCTTCTCTCCAGACCCACCCTTACTGCCCCACAAGACTATCCCACTGTCCTCAGTCCCTATGACTGGGTCTGCAGCCTCTCATCGTAGCCTGACAGCTGCTCTCTCGTCAGTGTCCTCTCTGAGCGCCCTTCTGCAGCCCCTGGTGTCTGCAGGGCCCAGTGTAAAGCAGCATCAACAACAGCCCTGTGACTCCTTCAGCCTGAGTGACAGTAGGCCACCTGTGGAGTTCTGCCTGTCACCTGAAGCCTCCTACGAGTCTCTGTCCATCAGCCACctgcagaggagag GTCTGCTGAAATCTGTGAGCTTGGCAGTGGATTTGATCATGGCTCATTTTGGCACCAGTCGAGATCCTGGGGAAAAG ATCCGGCTAGGGAACAGCTCTAGGAGTCCCACCATTGGTGGTCTAGTCCTGGAGCATCTGTGTCCCACCATCCAGAACATTCTGCAGGATGGCCTTAGGGACCACAAACTTGACCTGATCATCGGTCATCGACGCAACCACGCCTGGAATGTGGTGGAGGCCTCCACTCAGACAG GCCCTACCAACCAGGTGCTCCACAGCCTGCTGTCCAAGGTGAGGCAGTGCTCCCTGCTGACCAGCCACTGTATGAGACTACGAGCCTTCATCATGGGCCTGCTCAA CTTGAGAGCCTTGGAATTCTGGCTAAATCATCTCTACAACCAAAAAG acaaGGTGACAGATCACTACCATCCATGGGGTTTCCTCGCCATGTCACATGGGCAGTGTCAGCCTCTGTTCCAGgagctcctcctcctgctgcagcCTCTTTCCATGTTACCCTTTGACCTCAACCTGCTGCTGGAGCCCCGCCTGCTGCAAAACAGACAGCTCTGCTCCGAGGAACAAGCTTCACCATGCTCCACCTTTCTCATGACCAGTTGGCCCCTattgagaggagacagacagggggcaTATGGTTCTATGgatggtcccagagataacagcaGGCCACCAGGTGACCGACACCAGCTGGTACAGCATCTTCAGGGGTCCACCcaggggtcaaaggtcatggGTCAGGAGAAGTGGGTGAGGCATTTAGGCAAGTCTAGCAGAAGTCTGTGGTCAGCCACCAGTCCAAGGTGGTGGCAGAGACGGCCTGCCCACGCAGAGGGGGGGGTGGAATATGGACAGATTTACATGGATGTCATCCACACTGAGCCTCAGcaggggatggaggggaggagagaaggtgagagttcacaggagggcaggagggagggaaCTGGGCTGGAGACCCCCAGGATGCCGGCAGACCCCCAGGATGAGAGTCTCTCCCAGGGTGGGCTACGCTGGGCCAAGCTGTTTGGATCAGGAGGGAATCCCCCCACCAAGACACAGAGGGCACCTCAAAATCTCAATGGGACACAGGCCCAGAAAAG GAGACCTTCACAGTGGCTGCAGTTGGACAGGTCTCAGCTGGGCCTATTGGCTCATACAGTGTGGTCAGGGAAACTCCCAGCTCCACAGCCTGACCAGAAACACCAGTCATAG
- the atp8b5b gene encoding probable phospholipid-transporting ATPase IM: protein MGSLLSQLGLECGGKAVKEEERHLRANDRELNLSYKYADNAIKTSKYNVFTFLPLNLFEQFQRLANAYFLFLLCLQSIPEVSSLPWYTTVVPLVLVLSMTMVKDCSDDMNRHRCDRQVNNRKVEVLIEGELQSEKWMDVQVGDIIKLENNQFVTADLLLLSSSEPLNLVYIETAELDGETNLKVKQALTVTGKLEDSVENLANFNGEVRCEPPNNRLDKFTGTLTLKGEMYSLDNERILLRGCTLRNTQWCFGLVVFGGPDTKLMQNCGRTTFKRTSIDRLMNVLVLSIFGFLMIMCLILAIGNGIWEYQEGSKFAAFLPKGVNAPFSAFLTFWSYVIILNTVVPISLYVSVEIIRLGNSFYINWDRKMYYPKSDTPAEARTTTLNEELGQIKYIFSDKTGTLTQNIMTFNKCSINGKSYGELLDFSGQRVEINEKTEKVDFSWNNLADPKFCFHDNSLVEVVREGNPEVQAFFRLLALCHTVMPEEKKEGELYYQAQSPDEGALVTAARNFGFVFRSRTPESITVVEMGELVTYELLAVLDFNNVRKRMSVIVRSPEGKLTLYCKGADTIIFERLSPSCSNLTEVTTEHLNEFAGEGLRTLALAYKDIDPEYMEDWKLRHHVANTAMDEREEKLDALYEEIEKGLLLLGSTAVEDKLQDGVPQTIEQLSKADIKIWVLTGDKQETAENIGYSCNMLREEMNEVFIVSANTAEEVRKELQTARRQMTPDGPEEPTVKKSRSGLFCLLKTETVADEPVNGEYAMVINGHSLAFALEKDMEMELLRTACMCQTVICCRVTPLQKAQVVELVKKYKQAVTLAIGDGANDVSMIKAAHIGVGISGQEGMQAVLSSDYSFAQFRYLQRLLLVHGRWSYLRMCKFLRYFFYKNFTFTFVHFWYGFFCGFSAQTVYDDWFITLFNLVYTALPVLSLSLFDQDVNDWWSFQYPQLYTPGQLNQYFSKRAFVYTVLHSGYSSLVLFFIPWAAMYDTVRDDGKDIVDYQSFALLAQTSLLIAVSIQLGLDTHYWTAMNQFFLWGSLSVYFAVIFTMYSNGMFLTLTSSFPFIGTARNSLNQPNVWLTMLLTSILCVLPVVAYRFLRILLWPTINDKVRYKVRQDKVLPPTPHRVQARRTSTRRSGYAFSHAQGYGDLVTSGKFLRRTPKRRPALFSQTDSPLAQTRPQFYRTISEREEPPLSP from the exons ATGGGATCCCTACTGTCACAGTTGGGTCTGGAGTGTGGGGGGAAGGCTGTGAAAG AGGAAGAAAGACACCTACGAGCAAATGACAGAGAACTCAACTTGTCTTACAAGTACGCT GACAATGCCATCAAAACCTCCAAATACAACGTATTCACCTTTCTCCCGCTCAATCTGTTTGAGCAGTTCCAGAGACTGGCCAATGCctacttcctcttcctcctctgtctccag AGCATCCCAGAGGTATCGTCCCTGCCCTGGTACACCACCGTGGTCCCCCTGGTCCTGGTGCTCTCCATGACCATGGTCAAGGACTGCAGCGACGACATG AACAGACACAGATGTGACAGACAGGTGAACAACCGGAAGGTGGAGGTCCTCATCGAAGGAGA ACTACAGAGTGAAAAGTGGATGGATGTTCAAGTTGGGgacatcatcaagctggagaatAATCAGTTTGTCACG GCTGATCTTCTGTTGCTGTCCAGCAGTGAGCCTCTCAATCTTGTCTACATAGAAACTGCTGAACTAGAcgg AGAAACTAACTTAAAGGTGAAGCAGGCCCTGACTGTGACAGGGAAGCTGGAGGATAGTGTAGAGAACCTGGCCAACTTCAATG GCGAGGTGCGCTGTGAGCCTCCCAACAACCGCCTGGATAAGTTCACTGGCACCCTGACCCTGAAGGGAGAGATGTACTCACTGGACAACGAGAGGATCCTGCTGAGAGGTTGCACTCTGAGGAACACCCAGTGGTGCTTCGGCCTGGTCGTCTTTGGAG GTCCAGACACCAAGCTAATGCAGAACTGTGGAAGGACCACATTCAAACGGACCAGCATTGACCGCCTCATGAATGTGCTGGTGCTGAGT ATCTTTGGTTTCCTGATGATTATGTGTTTAATCCTGGCCATTGGGAATGGGATCTGGGAATACCAGGAGGGCTCTAAGTTCGCTGCCTTCCTGCCCAAGGGGGTTAACGCTCCCTTCTCAGCCTTCCTCACCTTCTGGTCCTATGTCATCATCCTCAACACTGTGGTGCCTATATCTCTCTATGTCAG TGTGGAGATAATTCGCCTGGGGAACAGTTTCTACATAAACTGGGACAGGAAGATGTATTATCCCAAGAGTGACACGCCTGCCGAGGCCAGGACCACCACGCTCAACGAGGAGCTGGGCCAGATCAAATACATCTTCTCTGACAAGACCGGAACACTCACACAGAACATCATGACCTTCAACAAGTGCTCCATCAACGGAAAGTCCTATG GGGAGTTGTTGGACTTTTCAGGACAAAGAGTTGAGATTAATGAG AAAACAGAGAAGGTGGACTTCTCTTGGAACAACTTGGCAGACCCAAAGTTCTGTTTCCATGACAACAGCCTGGTGGAGGTGGTGAGGGAGGGCAACCCTGAGGTGCAGGCCTTCTTCCGCCTGCTGGCACTGTGCCACACTGTCATGcctgaggagaagaaggagg GTGAGTTGTACTACCAGGCCCAGTCACCAGACGAGGGCGCTCTGGTCACAGCAGCCAGGAACTTTGGCTTTGTGTTCCGCTCTCGTACGCCAGAGAGCATCACTGTGGTGGAGATGGGAGAGCTGGTCACCTACGAGCTGCTGGCTGTTCTGGACTTCAACAACGTCCGCAAGAGGATGTCGGTCATCG TGCGCAGTCCAGAGGGAAAGCTGACTCTGTACTGTAAGGGAGCAGACACCATCATCTTTGAGAGACTGAGCCCTTCCTGCAGCAACCTAACAGAGGTCACCACCGAGCACCTCAAT GAGTTTGCTGGAGAGGGTCTGCGTACGCTGGCTCTAGCCTACAAGGACATAGACCCAGAGTATATGGAGGATTGGAAACTGCGCCACCATGTGGCCAACACTGCCATGGACGAAAGGGAGGAGAAGCTGGATGCGCTGTATGAGGAGATAGAGAAAGGCCTGCTG CTGTTAGGATCCACTGCCGTAGAGGATAAGCTACAGGATGGAGTACCCCAGACCATCGAACAGCTCTCCAAAGCCGACATCAAGATCTGGGTGCTCACTGGAGACAAGCAAG AAACAGCAGAGAACATTGGCTACTCCTGCAACATGTTGAGAGAGGAGATGAATGAGGTTTTCATTGTGTCGGCAAACACAGCAGAGGAAGTCAGAAAGGAACTTCA GACTGCGAGGAGGCAGATGACACCTGATGGACCAGAGGAACCTACTGTCAAGAAGAGTAGAAGTGGCCTGTTTTGTCTTCTAAAGACGGAGACGGTGGCGGATGAGCCAGTGAATGGAGAGTACGCTATGGTGATTAACGGACACAGTCTG gCATTCGCCCTGGAAAAGGACATGGAGATGGAGCTGCTGCGGACGGCATGTATGTGTCAGACAGTGATCTGCTGCAGGGTGACTCCACTGCAGAAGGCCCAGGTGGTGGAGCTGGTGAAGAAGTACAAACAGGCCGTGACTCTAGCCATCGGCGACGGGGCCAACGATGTCAGCATGATCAAGG CTGCTCATATAGGGGTGGGTATATCAGGTCAGGAGGGTATGCAGGCGGTGCTCTCCAGTGATTACTCCTTCGCTCAGTTCCGCTACCTACAGCGCCTCCTGCTGGTGCACGGCCGCTGGTCCTACCTGAGGATGTGCAAGTTTCTGCGCTACTTCTTCTACAAGAACTTCACCTTCACCTTTGTCCACTTCTGGTACGGCTTCTTCTGCGGTTTCTCAGCACAG ACGGTGTATGACGATTGGTTCATCACCCTGTTTAACCTAGTTTACACAGCTCTACCTGTGCTCAGCTTAAGTCTTTTTGACCAG GATGTGAATGACTGGTGGAGTTTCCAGTACCCCCAGCTCTACACCCCAGGCCAGCTGAACCAGTACTTCAGTAAGAGGGCCTTTGTCTACACAGTGTTACACAGTGGCTACAGCTCCCTGGTCCTCTTCTTCATTCCATGGGCAGCCATGTACGACACGGTCCGAGATGACGGCAAAGACATTGTGGACTATCAGTCCTTCGCCCTGCTGGCCCAGACCAGCCTGCTCATTGCCGTCAGTATACAA CTGGGTCTGGACACCCATTATTGGACAGCAATGAACCAGTTCTTCCTGTGGGGCAGTCTGTCTGTGTACTTTGCTGTCATATTCACCATGTACAGCAATGGCATGTTCCTCACCTTAACCTCCTCCTTCCCCTTCATTG gCACAGCCAGGAACTCCCTGAACCAGCCCAACGTGTGGCTGACCATGCTACTCACCTCCATCCTCTGTGTGCTTCCCGTGGTGGCATACCGCTTCCTGCGCATCCTGTTGTGGCCCACCATCAATGACAAG GTGAGGTACAAGGTGAGACAGGACAAggtgctgccccctacccctcaCCGTGTCCAAGCCCGCCGCACCAGTACCCGCCGTTCAGGCTATGCCTTCTCCCACGCCCAGGGCTACGGTGACCTGGTGACCTCAGGCAAGTTTCTGCGGAGGACCCCAAAGAGGCGGCCAGCCCTCTTCTCCCAGACAGACTCCCCATTGGCCCAGACCCGGCCTCAGTTCTACCGCACCATCAGTGAGCGGGAGGAGCCACCACTGAGTCCCTAG